The following coding sequences are from one Stegostoma tigrinum isolate sSteTig4 chromosome 11, sSteTig4.hap1, whole genome shotgun sequence window:
- the LOC125460333 gene encoding protein FAM3A-like isoform X2, with protein MRIAEPKVKKSLCGADTHCTANHFPFKIISGAANIVGPSICFNDKPLMTSVKNNIGKGLNIALVNASSGNLITTDFFDMWTGNIKLLVDFLHQVKPGTIVLLASFDEPATKLTDEVRTLFSELGSSLVHDVKFRDNWIFVGAKPIKEKSPFEQILKNDRAKNKYGNWPEAVEMEGCIPRKID; from the exons AGCCAAAAGTTAAGAAGTCCTTGTGTGGAGCGGATACACATTgtactgcaaaccatttcccatTTAAAATCATTAGCGGGGCAGCTAATATTGTTGGACCCAGCATTTGTTTCAATGATAAACC ACTCATGACCAGTGTAAAGAATAACATTGGAAAGGGGTTAAACATTGCTTTAGTTAATG CTTCATCTGGTAATCTAATAACAACTGACTTTTTCGACATGTGGACTGGAA ATATCAAGTTGCTGGTGGATTTCTTACATCAGGTTAAACCTGGAACTATCGTTTTGCTTGCTTCTTTTGATGAACCAGCAACAAA GCTTACTGATGAAGTAAGGACACTTTTTAGTGAGCTCGGGAGCTCCTTAGTTCATGATGTTAAGTTTCGGGACAACTGGATTTTTGTTGGAGCGAAACCAATTAAGGAGAAAAGTCCATTTGAACAG ATCCTGAAGAACGATAGAGCGAAGAACAAATACGGAAATTGGCCTGAAGCAGTCGAAATGGAAGGTTGCATACCAAGAAAGATAGATTAG
- the LOC125460333 gene encoding protein FAM3A-like isoform X1, producing the protein MRIAVVIRGIVVLLVSGLTLFIANKWMNSSEKQNNTERLAEPKVKKSLCGADTHCTANHFPFKIISGAANIVGPSICFNDKPLMTSVKNNIGKGLNIALVNASSGNLITTDFFDMWTGNIKLLVDFLHQVKPGTIVLLASFDEPATKLTDEVRTLFSELGSSLVHDVKFRDNWIFVGAKPIKEKSPFEQILKNDRAKNKYGNWPEAVEMEGCIPRKID; encoded by the exons TTGTGATACGCGGTATAGTGGTCCTGCTGGTCAGTGGCCTGACATTGTTCATTGCAAATAAATGGATGAATTCTTCAGAAAAACAGAATAATACTGAACGCTTAGCAG AGCCAAAAGTTAAGAAGTCCTTGTGTGGAGCGGATACACATTgtactgcaaaccatttcccatTTAAAATCATTAGCGGGGCAGCTAATATTGTTGGACCCAGCATTTGTTTCAATGATAAACC ACTCATGACCAGTGTAAAGAATAACATTGGAAAGGGGTTAAACATTGCTTTAGTTAATG CTTCATCTGGTAATCTAATAACAACTGACTTTTTCGACATGTGGACTGGAA ATATCAAGTTGCTGGTGGATTTCTTACATCAGGTTAAACCTGGAACTATCGTTTTGCTTGCTTCTTTTGATGAACCAGCAACAAA GCTTACTGATGAAGTAAGGACACTTTTTAGTGAGCTCGGGAGCTCCTTAGTTCATGATGTTAAGTTTCGGGACAACTGGATTTTTGTTGGAGCGAAACCAATTAAGGAGAAAAGTCCATTTGAACAG ATCCTGAAGAACGATAGAGCGAAGAACAAATACGGAAATTGGCCTGAAGCAGTCGAAATGGAAGGTTGCATACCAAGAAAGATAGATTAG